From the Hordeum vulgare subsp. vulgare chromosome 1H, MorexV3_pseudomolecules_assembly, whole genome shotgun sequence genome, the window TCACCAGTCCGGCGGACTTCGAGTCCCACCGAAAACGGACTGCCCATCGTGGGAAGGAGAGCATAAGGATCGCCAAGGCCTATCTCGCTGAGGAAATGGCGGAGGCAAAGGCGGTTGATGCGGCGGCGCGGGTGGCCGCAGGAGGAACCATccgcgaccgcattttgaaaaacGACAGCGGAGGAAGACGCGCGCCTTCGTCCGCTAGCAGAATCGGGCGGTCCGTGAAATGGTCGGACTGCCATCGAAGGAGGTGGAGTTGGTAAGCGACGGCGAAGAAGAGATCCGGCTCGATCTGTATTGCGTCTTCGACCAGTACTTTGAGAAGGAGAATGGCAAGGACTCTGGAAAAGGCAAGGGCAACCGTGGCTAATGTCCACTATAGTCAAACATGCCAAATTTTGATAGTCCGATGACATATTAGTAGTGATGTAGTAGTAGGACGATGTATATAATACATCGACGTAATAATTGCATGTTTGTATGAATTAAAGATATTAAATTTAAGGTGTCCaattataaaatatattatttgaaACGTGACGGTTCGGTGTTCATAAACACGACCGTGTGTGGGTTTTGGGTGGTTAGATTTGCAAGTTATGGCTCTAGATGCTTTCATACCCAATGGTTATCACACGGTCAGCCGAATAATCATATGTGTAGCACATGTACTGTTAAAATACTAGTACTAGCAAGTTTTTCCACCCCTTCAAATTTCAGATTAAAGAACAAACAGAAGGTTTTCTCTGATCAACTACTAGATCGAACCGTCAAACACTGAAACACGTAGACGTATCACGCGAGCAGACGGGTGACGGACTTACGTACGCATGCGCGCACTACTGCTTCGGCGGTGAAGGCGGCGCCGTCGTGGTCGTGGGCGACGGCGAGCCCTGCTTCTGCACGAGACGCTGGTCGTCGGCCTCCTGCAGGCGCGCGATGACGGCGTGCAGCAGGCCGATGGTGTGCTCCTGCCTCAGCGAGGTGGCCTCCATCCTCCTGAGGGCCTCGTCCTGCTTCCGGATGGTCTCCTCCTGTTTCCGGGCGTTGTCCCTGATGGACTCCTCCAGCCGCGCCTTGTGGCGCGCTTCGGCGGTGCCCTTGGGCAGGAAGTCGACGACGTGCCTCGCCACTGGGCGCGGCAGCACCGACTCCACCATCGCCTCCAGCTCCCACTCGCTGCTCTTCTTCCACCCCCACCAGAACCCCACCGGCACGCCCGTCAGGAACCACTTGGCCCTGATCATCGCCATCGAGGCCGGTCTTGATGGATGCGCGGCCGTGTGCGTGTCTAGCTCGATTCCTCTCCGATCCACGGGCCCTGTCAAAAGAAAGCACACGAGAGATGTCTTGTAGATAACTGGATATATAGGGCGTACGTGTGGTGAAGGTCCAGATGTGTTTGCTAGGGTTAGTTGGCTTGTCTAGCGTATGCACGTATGAGGCATGCGTGGCTTGCGTTACAAGATGAACTCGGGCGCGTACACGTGCACAAATGCTAAGTGCCGAACATTCGCTGGGGAGGGTCCGAGCGAACGCCCGCACAGCTGTTCAATCATGATCAAGCGATGACAGTTTTCTAAGAAAAATGCCTTCTCTAGAAAAGAACTGCCACCCCCTACAACTAAACTTGACATCCCTTCAAAAAATAAATGTCAGGCAAATCGTTCGCAATTGCCATCTGGCCCAGCAAACATTCGTCACATATTCGTGTCCAACCATCAAACACACGATCGTTTGGGGTCCGGCCAGCCTCCATACATTTTTTAAGAATAATCTGCTAGGTTTTATTGATTTACGTGTATGATTACAAGTATTACATTAGGATCACGAAGCAACCCAACCACAAATGAGGCCCCTATCAAAGATAAAGCATGTCTAACTAGATTATGAGGTTTAAAATTCAAGTTCCTGGACTCATAAACATAAGGGAAACGCTCGTTCGGACGGTCACGCAGCCCGCACGGCTAGCTGGTcaggactttcaacattttttcgTCCAGATTCGCTGCAACCACGATTAGATCTGCTACAATCGTTTCTCATTTTGCTATAATTTGTCCATTAAAAAAGTTACGTCTACGTTTGGTTGTAACTCGAGTTTGttgaatttttttgctacaaccggcgtttgatttttgttacaaccgtgttaatttttactACAACCgatatcattttttgctgcaaccgttcattaaaaaagttgcatacacgttcgtgaGAGTTGCAACCCAAGTTCACGgaattgttttgctacaacccacattttgttttgctatcacgcatcatcaacgtcctttttttgctacgaccacgttgatatttttttgctacaatcgtatttttgttgcaaccgtggaCGAAATTTATTGTGTCGTGGTATAAATTTGCTACATCGAGGGATTTTTGCTGCATGAGAAATTTAACGATGTGGCATGTGAATCTGACGACTGGGCTGCGACCGGCGCGAGCGTTCGGGCCGGCGCGCCGGTGGCCAGTACTGCCCAATAAAGGTTCTCTTTCAGGTTTTGATTTCCTTGACCGTACAAAAAAAGTTTTGGTTTCCTTGATCACTCCTTCGTAGCTACCACCTAGATTTCTGAAATTGTTTTACCAGCATCTTGTAGTGTGGAGCATCGAAAAGAATTTGTAGGCCCAAATCTCCAGCAAGAGAAAGTGCTTCACGGcattcaattgcttcaagagacAAAGGATCACACAAACCCTAGATGAAAA encodes:
- the LOC123411834 gene encoding uncharacterized protein LOC123411834 isoform X3, whose product is MAMIRAKWFLTGVPVGFWWGWKKSSEWELEAMVESVLPRPVARHVVDFLPKGTAEARHKARLEESIRDNARKQEETIRKQDEALRRMEATSLRQEHTIGLLHAVIARLQEADDQRLVQKQGSPSPTTTTAPPSPPKQ